AAAGTGGGTGTTGTGATACTTGTGCTTGGAGCATCCAAAGAGAAGAATGCACCTGTACCCCAATTTAACAGTTATCGATCTGCTGGTTTCATTGTGAACATCCGCTGTTGCTCACttctgttgttgttatgtttcCCTTTTGTGGCTCGATTATGaagtttacatgagttgctcaTATACTATTTCATCCCTTTTTTCCATTTACACTAGCATAGTGTGATTATGATCAAGCAGTTGGTAAGCCCCGTTATGTGTAGATGTTGCAAAACGCTGTGAAAATAAAGGTTTGATTGTACTTGTTCCCAACAATCACTAGGATCACTCAACTGTTGTTTCCTCTAACAAAATCCAGTGATATTATAGATTATTAGATTACCATTTGAGCAAAGCAAGTTCATCAAAAGAGACTCTACCTGTTTCTGTAGAAatagtagtggtggtggtggtggcggtggcGGCGGTGGCGGCAGTggtggcggcggtggtggtggtggtcttGGGGTCGATGATGATTACTGACATTGATCAAAAAAGAACATCGTATCATACAGACGTATTCGCAAACTCTACTTGACCAACAGAGTGGGAGAAGATTAGGGATTAATTCTATTGAACTATCCTGGAGTTTCGTTTAGTACTAATagttgagggaaaaaaagacagtgaaaatattCCCTAATTTGTATAAATAGTTAATCACACATAGGAATGAGATTAAATATGAAATtagcataaacacacatgcacataaaactTACAACTGCATGTTGGAAGTCCAGGTGACCATTTGCCATTTATGTTACATGTCTGCGTCTGCTCTCCAATCAATTTGTACTTAGGTTTGCACTGGAACGTCACACTAGCCTTGTATCCATGGGGGGGTCGAGAACCCCCAGCCCAGAAACCATTATCAATAACAGGGTCGTCACATGTAACCACTGTTGGCAAAGAAGATGGAAAGCAATACAGAGTATTAGTGAGAGTCTCAGCTGAGATTAAGTTGGAGAAtcttgagaaaaataaaaaaaaaacacttactgACACACGTTGGAGGATCAGGTTTGAATCTCCCATCCTCTGAACATTCACTTGATTTCGAACCATCAAGTGAATAAAGCTTTTCACAAGCGTAGTTTACAACCTCCGAGAATGTGTAGTGGTCTTCCATTGGACGGAAATTGCCATTTTGAATCATAGGTGGCGGTTGACAAGTAattgctgcaaaataaaaatgacaccTTTTAGAATTTAAATcctttttacacagtttttctgtgtctcgtaaagtttttttttgtataaacaAAACGAAGACAAATGACCAACCTTCACATGTTGGCAACCTGTTCAACCACCCTTTGTCTCCACACACGAGTTCCCTTGCGCCAACCAAATTGTAACtagattggggggggggggggagtttgACTTCAGACCACAAAT
This sequence is a window from Paralichthys olivaceus isolate ysfri-2021 chromosome 6, ASM2471397v2, whole genome shotgun sequence. Protein-coding genes within it:
- the LOC109640823 gene encoding C4b-binding protein alpha chain-like isoform X5, encoding MDLTSVPVLLVLGLVVAAQAQNCTKPLGGPNMSLKGDDILLDAFPEGAKVSFACDVGYASAGGSSTITCTQGGWSLVRMKCERKECGSAGEVANGEIDYSEGTQFGDKVVITCNRGYNLVGARELVCGDKGWLNRLPTCEAITCQPPPMIQNGNFRPMEDHYTFSEVVNYACEKLYSLDGSKSSECSEDGRFKPDPPTCVMVTCDDPVIDNGFWAGGSRPPHGYKASVTFQCKPKYKLIGEQTQTCNINGKWSPGLPTCSLIIIDPKTTTTTAATTAATAATATTTTTTISTETADPKTTKIPESGGNSFKQYGLPILISIAVLLHGMLQ
- the LOC109640823 gene encoding C4b-binding protein alpha chain-like isoform X2, with protein sequence MDLTSVPVLLVLGLVVAAQAQNCTKPLGGPNMSLKGDDILLDAFPEGAKVSFACDVGYASAGGSSTITCTQGGWSLVRMKCERKECGSAGEVANGEIDYSEGTQFGDKVVITCNRGYNLVGARELVCGDKGWLNRLPTCEAITCQPPPMIQNGNFRPMEDHYTFSEVVNYACEKLYSLDGSKSSECSEDGRFKPDPPTCVMVTCDDPVIDNGFWAGGSRPPHGYKASVTFQCKPKYKLIGEQTQTCNINGKWSPGLPTCSLIIIDPKTTTTTAATTAATAATATTTTTTISTETADPKTTKIPESGGNSFKQYGLPILIIIVLIVLAGVIYWLCKRKQGKHRCSTSRDVTMI
- the LOC109640823 gene encoding C4b-binding protein alpha chain-like isoform X3, which produces MDLTSVPVLLVLGLVVAAQAQNCTKPLGGPNMSLKGDDILLDAFPEGAKVSFACDVGYASAGGSSTITCTQGGWSLVRMKCERKECGSAGEVANGEIDYSEGTQFGDKVVITCNRGYNLVGARELVCGDKGWLNRLPTCEAITCQPPPMIQNGNFRPMEDHYTFSEVVNYACEKLYSLDGSKSSECSEDGRFKPDPPTCVMVTCDDPVIDNGFWAGGSRPPHGYKASVTFQCKPKYKLIGEQTQTCNINGKWSPGLPTCSLIIIDPKTTTTTAATTAATAATATTTTTTISTETESGGNSFKQYGLPILIIIVLIVLAGVIYWLCKRKQGSQRSFPDNEAAKHGEGIPLS
- the LOC109640823 gene encoding C4b-binding protein alpha chain-like isoform X6, producing the protein MDLTSVPVLLVLGLVVAAQAQNCTKPLGGPNMSLKGDDILLDAFPEGAKVSFACDVGYASAGGSSTITCTQGGWSLVRMKCERKECGSAGEVANGEIDYSEGTQFGDKVVITCNRGYNLVGARELVCGDKGWLNRLPTCEAITCQPPPMIQNGNFRPMEDHYTFSEVVNYACEKLYSLDGSKSSECSEDGRFKPDPPTCVMVTCDDPVIDNGFWAGGSRPPHGYKASVTFQCKPKYKLIGEQTQTCNINGKWSPGLPTCSLIIIDPKTTTTTAATTAATAATATTTTTTISTETESGGNSFKQYGLPILISIAVLLHGMLQ
- the LOC109640823 gene encoding C4b-binding protein alpha chain-like isoform X4 gives rise to the protein MDLTSVPVLLVLGLVVAAQAQNCTKPLGGPNMSLKGDDILLDAFPEGAKVSFACDVGYASAGGSSTITCTQGGWSLVRMKCERKECGSAGEVANGEIDYSEGTQFGDKVVITCNRGYNLVGARELVCGDKGWLNRLPTCEAITCQPPPMIQNGNFRPMEDHYTFSEVVNYACEKLYSLDGSKSSECSEDGRFKPDPPTCVMVTCDDPVIDNGFWAGGSRPPHGYKASVTFQCKPKYKLIGEQTQTCNINGKWSPGLPTCSLIIIDPKTTTTTAATTAATAATATTTTTTISTETESGGNSFKQYGLPILIIIVLIVLAGVIYWLCKRKQGKHRCSTSRDVTMI